Proteins encoded by one window of Blautia faecicola:
- a CDS encoding DNA-3-methyladenine glycosylase family protein: MFFQYGEKEIIYLKQKDKRLAEVIDKIGKIEREVDSDLFSSVVHHIIGQQISTKAQATIWQRMQDNLGVVNADTVLAAGINHLQSFGMTFKKAEYITDFAVKVQNGAFDLEGIWDKTDDEAIEELSSLKGIGVWTAEMILLFCMQRPNVFSYGDLAVLRGMRMVYHHRKIDRKLFEKYRRRLSPYCSVASLYFWVVAGGAIPEMKDYAPKKENKKNERAREIASNSKQE; the protein is encoded by the coding sequence ATGTTTTTTCAGTATGGCGAAAAAGAGATTATATATCTAAAACAAAAAGATAAACGCCTTGCAGAAGTGATTGATAAAATCGGGAAAATCGAGCGTGAAGTGGACAGCGATTTGTTTTCTTCGGTTGTTCATCACATTATCGGTCAGCAGATTTCTACAAAGGCGCAGGCAACAATCTGGCAGAGAATGCAGGATAATCTTGGCGTAGTGAATGCCGATACCGTTCTTGCCGCCGGGATCAATCATTTACAGTCTTTTGGAATGACTTTTAAAAAAGCCGAGTATATCACAGACTTCGCTGTAAAAGTACAAAACGGGGCGTTTGATTTGGAGGGGATTTGGGACAAAACGGACGATGAGGCAATAGAGGAATTGTCGTCACTGAAAGGTATCGGTGTGTGGACTGCCGAAATGATTTTGCTTTTTTGTATGCAGCGCCCTAATGTATTCAGCTACGGTGATTTAGCTGTCTTGCGTGGTATGCGGATGGTATATCATCATCGGAAAATAGACCGTAAATTGTTTGAAAAATATCGCAGGCGGTTAAGCCCTTATTGCAGTGTGGCAAGCTTGTACTTTTGGGTGGTAGCCGGCGGTGCGATACCTGAAATGAAAGATTACGCTCCCAAAAAGGAGAACAAGAAAAATGAACGAGCAAGAGAAATTGCAAGCAATTCAAAACAGGAATAG
- a CDS encoding Ada metal-binding domain-containing protein yields the protein MNEQEKLQAIQNRNSSYDGKFIFGVKTTKIICRPGCPARLPLEKNIVFFGTMEEAIEKGYRPCKRCKPKLVNQSQEGK from the coding sequence ATGAACGAGCAAGAGAAATTGCAAGCAATTCAAAACAGGAATAGTTCGTATGACGGTAAATTTATTTTTGGTGTGAAAACAACAAAAATTATATGCCGACCGGGCTGCCCTGCAAGATTACCGCTTGAAAAAAATATCGTATTTTTTGGCACAATGGAAGAAGCAATAGAAAAAGGCTATCGTCCTTGTAAAAGATGTAAGCCGAAATTGGTTAATCAATCACAGGAGGGAAAATAA
- a CDS encoding antibiotic biosynthesis monooxygenase family protein: MGNTIVLFEVTVKNGRMDDYLKMVGSLKESLANAEGFIRAERFSSLATEGKLLSMSVWENEECVSKWRNFAAHRMAQEHGRMNDFADYKITVVTPVRSYTMMNRTEAPADSNEYLEV; the protein is encoded by the coding sequence ATGGGCAACACTATCGTATTATTTGAAGTGACCGTAAAAAACGGGAGAATGGATGATTATTTGAAAATGGTAGGTTCACTGAAGGAGAGCCTTGCAAATGCAGAGGGATTTATCAGAGCAGAGCGTTTTTCTTCTCTTGCCACGGAGGGAAAACTGCTCAGTATGTCCGTATGGGAAAATGAAGAATGTGTTTCAAAATGGCGGAACTTTGCCGCACACCGTATGGCGCAAGAACACGGGAGAATGAATGATTTTGCAGACTACAAGATCACGGTTGTAACGCCAGTCCGTAGCTATACAATGATGAATAGAACAGAGGCACCTGCGGACTCCAATGAATATTTGGAGGTGTAA
- a CDS encoding methylated-DNA--[protein]-cysteine S-methyltransferase has translation MTYTYHYDSPLGGITLSSNGTELTGLWFDGQKYFGDTLPKEYEEKPLPIFEQSVHWLDIYFSGKAPDFTPSLCMQTTPFRKSVWEIMLTIPFGKTMTYGEIADRIAKQKGLSKMSAQAVGGAVGHNSISLIIPCHRVVGTNGSLTGYAGGIEKKVQLLTLEKTDMSLFFVPKKGTAL, from the coding sequence ATGACCTATACATATCACTATGACTCGCCTTTAGGCGGTATCACACTTTCGAGCAACGGAACAGAGCTGACAGGGCTTTGGTTTGACGGGCAAAAATATTTTGGAGACACGCTCCCAAAAGAATATGAAGAAAAGCCTTTGCCGATATTTGAGCAGTCTGTTCACTGGCTGGATATTTATTTCAGCGGCAAAGCACCTGATTTCACACCGTCGCTGTGTATGCAGACAACGCCTTTCCGTAAATCCGTATGGGAAATTATGCTGACTATTCCATTTGGAAAGACAATGACTTACGGTGAAATTGCGGATAGAATAGCAAAGCAAAAAGGACTTTCAAAAATGTCCGCACAGGCTGTCGGCGGTGCGGTGGGGCATAATTCCATTTCCCTCATAATTCCCTGTCATCGTGTTGTCGGTACAAATGGGAGCCTGACAGGATATGCAGGCGGCATTGAGAAAAAAGTACAACTGCTCACATTAGAGAAAACGGATATGTCCTTATTTTTCGTACCGAAGAAAGGAACAGCCTTATGA
- a CDS encoding class I SAM-dependent methyltransferase, with protein sequence MISANAKTIQKSFTEQAQNFETKSMNFTKQEYLEHMISCVKPQKTDTVLEVAAGTCICGRSLAPCVKNVTCLDMTTAMLAVGKAEAAKQRLLNMDFVQGDAEKLSFSDNSFDIVISRLAFHHFPNPKRCFSEMVRVLKTGGKLVVMDMEAAEETLRNTEDEIETLRDPSHMRNLSKEEFTEMFQDSRLPITTMDCTELPVSLSAWLALTNTPAQIAADISKWLMDEINGSGLTGFNPYEKNGKIYFNQRWLMMIGKKL encoded by the coding sequence ATGATTTCAGCCAATGCAAAAACAATCCAAAAATCCTTTACTGAGCAGGCGCAGAACTTTGAAACAAAATCAATGAACTTTACAAAGCAGGAATACTTGGAACATATGATTTCGTGTGTCAAGCCTCAAAAAACAGATACCGTTTTAGAGGTGGCGGCAGGAACTTGTATCTGCGGGCGTTCTCTTGCCCCATGTGTAAAAAATGTGACCTGCCTTGATATGACAACCGCTATGCTTGCTGTTGGAAAAGCTGAAGCCGCAAAACAAAGGCTTTTGAATATGGATTTTGTGCAGGGCGACGCCGAGAAATTGTCATTTTCAGATAACAGCTTTGACATTGTAATCTCCCGTCTTGCTTTTCACCATTTTCCAAATCCAAAACGCTGTTTTTCAGAAATGGTACGGGTATTGAAAACAGGCGGTAAACTGGTTGTCATGGATATGGAGGCAGCCGAAGAAACATTGCGCAATACAGAAGATGAAATAGAAACCCTGCGTGATCCCTCACATATGCGTAATTTGAGCAAGGAAGAATTTACAGAAATGTTCCAAGATAGTCGCTTGCCTATTACAACGATGGATTGCACGGAACTTCCTGTTTCATTATCTGCTTGGCTCGCTCTTACTAATACACCTGCCCAAATAGCCGCAGACATATCCAAATGGCTTATGGATGAAATAAATGGCAGTGGATTAACAGGCTTTAATCCTTATGAAAAAAATGGGAAAATCTATTTTAATCAGCGCTGGCTTATGATGATCGGGAAAAAGCTTTGA
- a CDS encoding winged helix-turn-helix transcriptional regulator, translating into MISERVTSGMRNAAAKGKVIGRPHTTVTDIPQRFMKSYPLYEKHKINQSELARITGLNRGTVRKYIKMLDEKKTKYWEIRIFRKSIFMLLKNQEIDLSKKPISQFL; encoded by the coding sequence ATGATTTCCGAACGTGTCACCTCAGGAATGCGAAATGCCGCCGCCAAGGGGAAAGTCATCGGACGTCCCCACACGACCGTTACAGATATCCCCCAGCGTTTCATGAAAAGTTATCCACTTTACGAGAAGCACAAAATCAACCAGTCGGAGCTTGCACGGATAACCGGACTAAACAGAGGTACAGTTAGAAAATATATAAAAATGCTGGACGAAAAAAAGACGAAGTATTGGGAAATTAGGATTTTTAGAAAATCTATTTTTATGCTATTAAAAAATCAGGAAATAGATTTGAGTAAAAAACCAATTTCCCAATTTCTGTAA
- a CDS encoding helix-turn-helix domain-containing protein, producing MDLIKIGKYIASKRKSLGMTQKQLAEKLGMSDKSVSKWERGVCLPDVSVYKELCSILGISLNEFLAGEDIAQENMIQKSETNIIEVIKDNINKQKCLKVMKCILVFIFICVVSVIGFTIYRLKKPQNYISPVAKDSIEMQTAELFAGSDGAFVYKFITTDKYKKLRLHIYRYESGKLSDHDKVEMGFEDIASPKSGEIVMVPDFDNYVIKLIVSGDGNKLSTEIPILENVEDREYYGRTATEIKNAVDIKYSEQQPLIAFVYDNDEMSVPTLDDFINSKTDYLSKNDYVYYVAFEFCK from the coding sequence ATGGATCTTATTAAAATTGGAAAATATATTGCAAGTAAACGAAAGTCCCTGGGGATGACACAAAAGCAACTGGCAGAAAAATTAGGTATGAGTGATAAGTCTGTTTCTAAATGGGAGCGAGGCGTTTGCCTTCCGGATGTATCTGTTTATAAAGAACTTTGTTCAATTCTTGGTATTAGCCTCAATGAGTTTCTGGCTGGAGAAGATATAGCCCAAGAGAACATGATTCAGAAGTCAGAAACAAATATCATTGAAGTGATCAAAGATAATATAAATAAGCAGAAATGTCTGAAAGTTATGAAATGTATATTAGTATTTATTTTTATTTGTGTGGTATCAGTAATCGGATTTACCATATACCGTTTGAAAAAACCACAGAATTACATTTCGCCTGTTGCAAAAGACAGTATAGAAATGCAGACAGCAGAACTGTTTGCTGGATCGGATGGAGCATTCGTATATAAGTTTATCACAACGGATAAATATAAAAAACTCAGATTACATATTTACCGATACGAATCAGGAAAATTGAGTGATCACGATAAAGTAGAAATGGGATTTGAAGATATTGCTTCGCCAAAAAGTGGTGAAATTGTAATGGTGCCGGATTTCGATAATTATGTAATTAAATTAATTGTTTCCGGAGATGGAAATAAGTTGTCAACTGAAATTCCTATTTTAGAAAATGTTGAAGATAGAGAATACTATGGCAGAACGGCAACTGAAATAAAAAATGCCGTAGACATTAAATACAGTGAGCAACAGCCACTAATTGCTTTTGTTTATGATAACGACGAAATGAGTGTTCCAACTTTAGACGATTTTATAAATAGCAAAACAGATTATCTTTCAAAAAATGATTATGTGTATTATGTGGCATTTGAATTTTGTAAGTAA
- a CDS encoding helix-turn-helix domain-containing protein gives MTFGDKIRKLRIEKKMTQQKLGAMVGVSYRTIRAWEVDGRYPKQSSLYQKLADAFQCRVSYLMDDNETVCLGNDEPSEYSGAKQARQILEQTAALFASGTMANEDKTIFMDEMTRLYLESKKNRRKW, from the coding sequence ATGACATTTGGTGATAAAATTAGAAAGTTGCGAATAGAGAAAAAAATGACTCAACAAAAGCTGGGTGCTATGGTGGGCGTTTCTTATAGAACAATTCGAGCTTGGGAAGTTGATGGACGATATCCAAAGCAGAGCAGTTTATATCAAAAACTGGCAGATGCATTTCAGTGTAGGGTTTCTTATCTTATGGATGATAATGAAACCGTGTGCTTGGGTAATGATGAGCCAAGTGAATATTCTGGTGCTAAACAGGCAAGACAGATTCTTGAACAGACAGCTGCTTTATTTGCCAGTGGAACTATGGCCAATGAGGACAAAACTATTTTCATGGATGAGATGACGAGACTTTATCTGGAATCAAAAAAGAACAGAAGAAAATGGTAA
- a CDS encoding ATP-binding protein yields MVEDTMFSGESKNIEYKVSLPDKSEKYMKTIVAFANTQGGKLIVGVDDKTHQIVGVENDVLFQLMDGIANAVSDSCVPQIIPDIEPQTVSGKTVIVVSVEAGKNRPYYLKSKGKDNGTYIRVAGTSRQAFPEKIKELEMEGARISWDELTCVGYPVSEEATEKLCQDIEKFRKKAGMSEHSVKKEQLINWKILKQSEGQLLATNAYALLTSDYFSFSKTQCAVFKGKDRAVFLDKREFTGPIYTQIEEAVDFVLRNIRLGATIDGLVRKEKYELPPEAIREMIINAHCHRNLLDESCIQVAVYDDRLEVTSPGGLYNGLTYEEVMNGHSKIRNKGIANIFSQMGLVEAWGSGIKRILNAAEEYGLPKPKFQEFDNMFRVELFRNSFQMINEKENIGEASEKHRRSIGETSEVAWRTDLNDTQQKIIKLLSEDHQLSAVKLAEKIGVASRNIENNIKKLKEYGILIRHGSPKNGYWEIVDKDLQE; encoded by the coding sequence ATGGTAGAAGATACTATGTTTTCCGGGGAATCGAAAAATATTGAGTACAAGGTATCCTTACCTGATAAAAGTGAAAAGTACATGAAGACAATCGTAGCTTTTGCCAATACACAAGGTGGCAAGCTGATTGTTGGAGTAGATGATAAAACACACCAGATTGTTGGTGTGGAAAATGATGTGTTGTTTCAGCTGATGGATGGAATTGCCAATGCAGTTTCTGATTCCTGTGTGCCACAGATCATTCCTGATATTGAGCCGCAGACGGTAAGCGGGAAAACAGTTATTGTTGTATCAGTAGAAGCAGGAAAGAATAGACCATATTATCTGAAATCAAAGGGAAAAGATAATGGTACTTACATCCGTGTAGCAGGTACATCAAGACAGGCATTTCCAGAGAAGATAAAAGAGCTGGAAATGGAAGGTGCCAGAATCTCATGGGATGAACTTACCTGTGTGGGTTATCCTGTTTCAGAGGAAGCAACAGAGAAACTTTGTCAGGATATCGAAAAGTTCCGGAAGAAAGCAGGAATGTCAGAACATTCTGTAAAGAAAGAGCAGCTGATAAACTGGAAAATCTTGAAGCAGAGCGAGGGACAGCTTCTGGCAACGAATGCCTATGCGTTGCTGACATCAGATTATTTTTCATTCTCCAAAACACAATGTGCGGTATTCAAGGGAAAAGATCGTGCAGTGTTTCTGGATAAGAGAGAATTTACAGGACCAATTTATACACAAATCGAAGAAGCAGTAGATTTTGTATTGAGAAATATTCGGCTTGGAGCAACAATTGATGGCTTGGTGCGAAAAGAGAAATATGAGCTACCGCCGGAAGCAATCAGGGAAATGATTATTAATGCGCATTGTCACCGTAACCTGTTGGATGAATCTTGTATTCAGGTCGCAGTTTATGATGACAGACTGGAGGTGACTTCTCCGGGTGGATTATATAACGGATTAACTTATGAGGAAGTCATGAATGGTCATTCGAAGATCCGGAATAAAGGCATTGCCAATATATTCAGTCAGATGGGACTTGTAGAGGCATGGGGAAGCGGAATAAAAAGAATCCTTAATGCTGCAGAAGAGTATGGACTTCCGAAGCCGAAATTTCAGGAATTCGATAATATGTTTCGGGTAGAGCTGTTTCGTAATTCATTTCAGATGATAAATGAAAAAGAAAACATCGGAGAAGCATCGGAGAAGCATCGGAGAAGCATCGGAGAAACATCGGAAGTAGCGTGGAGAACAGACCTCAACGATACACAGCAAAAGATTATAAAATTGCTTTCAGAAGATCATCAATTATCAGCGGTTAAGTTAGCTGAAAAAATCGGTGTTGCCAGTCGAAATATAGAGAACAATATTAAGAAGTTAAAAGAATATGGTATTCTTATAAGACATGGATCTCCAAAGAATGGTTACTGGGAGATTGTAGATAAAGATCTACAGGAGTGA
- a CDS encoding HD domain-containing protein — translation MLPTREEALKLIRDGLLFNPGPWGKHCLTAAHCAEKIASACGDMDVEKAYILGLLHDIGRKFGVRHLGHVYDGYVYMKSLGYDEVAKICLTHSFNNHTIDEYIGKFDVTDEELTIIKTELAKTIYDEYDRLIQLCDCLAGAEGVLDIENRMNDVKKRYGFYPQDKWNSNMNLKRYFEGKMNKDIYLICEKDTFAPGDL, via the coding sequence ATGTTGCCAACAAGAGAAGAAGCACTGAAGTTAATTCGTGATGGGTTATTATTTAATCCGGGACCTTGGGGAAAACATTGTTTAACAGCAGCACACTGTGCAGAAAAAATAGCAAGTGCATGTGGTGATATGGATGTTGAGAAAGCATATATATTAGGTTTACTACATGATATAGGAAGAAAATTTGGTGTAAGACATCTTGGACATGTTTATGATGGATACGTATATATGAAATCATTGGGATATGATGAAGTAGCAAAGATATGTTTAACCCATTCTTTTAATAATCATACGATAGATGAATACATCGGAAAATTTGATGTTACAGATGAAGAATTGACAATTATAAAAACTGAATTAGCAAAGACCATATATGATGAATATGACCGGTTAATTCAATTGTGCGATTGTTTGGCAGGAGCGGAAGGAGTTCTTGATATAGAAAATAGGATGAATGACGTAAAGAAAAGGTATGGCTTTTATCCGCAGGACAAGTGGAATTCCAATATGAATTTGAAGCGATATTTTGAGGGGAAAATGAATAAAGACATTTACCTTATATGTGAGAAAGATACATTTGCACCAGGAGATTTATGA
- a CDS encoding NUDIX hydrolase, whose translation MDILFKNDDFVFSYRVGGILKHNGKILLQRPKNDDYAIIGGHVAAMETSMETLKREFEEELHAKIEVDNLLAIGEIYFPWGKRPCHQICLYYNVHLMDDNIPLDGVFHGYDELDNERIDLDFCWVSLEDLKKGTKVYPLELIPYILESGKEIVHFVSKQI comes from the coding sequence GTGGATATTTTATTTAAAAATGATGATTTTGTATTTTCATACAGAGTTGGCGGTATATTGAAACATAATGGTAAAATCTTGTTACAGCGTCCGAAGAATGATGATTATGCCATTATTGGCGGACATGTTGCGGCTATGGAGACAAGTATGGAAACTCTTAAACGGGAATTTGAAGAAGAGCTTCATGCTAAGATAGAGGTAGATAATTTGTTAGCAATCGGAGAAATTTATTTTCCATGGGGAAAAAGACCCTGTCATCAGATATGCTTATATTATAATGTACATCTGATGGATGATAATATTCCATTAGATGGTGTGTTTCATGGATATGATGAGCTGGATAATGAAAGAATTGATTTGGATTTCTGTTGGGTTTCACTAGAAGATTTAAAGAAGGGTACTAAGGTATATCCTTTAGAGTTGATACCATATATCCTTGAGTCAGGGAAAGAAATTGTACACTTTGTTTCAAAGCAGATTTGA
- a CDS encoding GNAT family N-acetyltransferase, which translates to MIENMKVRRFKEEDAQEVRNLIVRNFLEVNSKDYGISAMEKLAKAYNTEKVLNVASYAHMYVFEFDGKIIGTGSISSFWGSETESILLSIFVLPEFHGKGVGRKIINTLETDEFYVRASRIEIPASITATEFYRKFGYDYKNGVKELDNEHHYKLEKFKEAGLK; encoded by the coding sequence ATGATAGAAAATATGAAGGTAAGGAGATTTAAGGAAGAGGATGCCCAAGAGGTCAGAAATCTTATTGTCAGGAATTTCTTAGAGGTTAACAGTAAAGATTATGGCATATCAGCAATGGAGAAACTTGCAAAGGCTTACAATACGGAAAAGGTTCTGAATGTGGCAAGTTATGCGCATATGTATGTCTTTGAATTTGATGGAAAAATAATTGGAACAGGTTCTATCTCAAGTTTTTGGGGAAGTGAAACAGAAAGTATACTTTTGTCCATTTTTGTCCTCCCAGAATTTCATGGAAAGGGTGTTGGAAGAAAAATCATAAATACATTAGAAACGGATGAATTTTATGTAAGAGCAAGCAGAATTGAGATACCGGCATCCATTACAGCAACGGAGTTTTATAGAAAATTTGGATATGATTACAAAAATGGTGTTAAGGAATTGGATAATGAGCATCATTACAAATTGGAAAAGTTTAAGGAGGCAGGGTTGAAATAA
- a CDS encoding IS256 family transposase translates to MANRKKEVYKPKPMTEGKRNLIQGLLQEYDIQSADDIQEALKDLLSGTIQDMLETEMDNHLGYDRYERSGEPNYRNGTKPKTVRSKYGEFEVNVPQDRQSSFEPQVLPKRQKDISSIDDKIISMYAKGMTTRQISETIEDIYGFEVSEGMVSDITDKLLPRIEEWQTRPLSAVYPIVFIDAVHFSVRDDGVIRKLAAYVVLGINEDGMKEVLSIVVGENESSKYWLSVLNSLKNRGVQDILILCSDGLTGIKDAISAAFPETEQQRCIVHMVRNTLKYVANKDMKSFAKDLKTIYTAADEKAARKQLKTVTEKWSGQYPSAMNRWHDNWDAISPIFKFSKEVRTAFYTTNAIESLNSCYRRLNKQRSVFPSSQALVKALYLGTFEIAKKWTMPIRNWGKVRGELEVMYPDRMQI, encoded by the coding sequence ATGGCAAACAGAAAAAAAGAAGTTTACAAACCAAAACCAATGACTGAAGGAAAGAGAAATCTGATTCAGGGATTGCTCCAAGAGTATGATATCCAGTCTGCTGACGATATCCAGGAGGCATTAAAGGATCTTCTGTCCGGAACAATCCAAGATATGCTTGAAACAGAAATGGATAATCATCTTGGCTATGATCGTTATGAAAGATCCGGCGAGCCTAACTATCGCAATGGAACCAAGCCTAAGACCGTTCGAAGCAAATATGGTGAATTTGAGGTTAATGTTCCTCAGGATCGCCAGAGTTCCTTTGAGCCGCAGGTGCTTCCAAAACGCCAGAAAGACATCTCTTCCATCGATGACAAGATCATTTCGATGTATGCAAAAGGAATGACCACACGACAGATTTCAGAAACGATAGAGGATATTTATGGTTTTGAAGTCAGTGAAGGAATGGTATCCGATATCACAGATAAGCTTCTTCCCAGAATAGAAGAATGGCAAACTCGCCCATTGTCAGCGGTATATCCAATCGTTTTTATTGATGCTGTACATTTTTCTGTGCGTGACGATGGTGTGATCAGAAAGCTTGCTGCATATGTCGTCCTTGGAATTAACGAAGACGGAATGAAAGAAGTATTAAGCATTGTTGTAGGTGAAAATGAAAGCAGCAAGTATTGGCTGTCAGTGCTGAATAGTCTGAAAAATCGAGGCGTTCAGGACATTCTTATTCTCTGCTCTGATGGACTGACAGGAATCAAGGATGCAATCTCCGCCGCATTTCCTGAAACGGAACAACAGCGCTGCATAGTGCATATGGTGAGAAATACACTCAAATACGTTGCAAACAAGGATATGAAGTCTTTTGCTAAAGACTTAAAAACAATCTATACAGCTGCCGATGAAAAAGCTGCCAGAAAACAGTTAAAGACCGTTACCGAAAAATGGTCGGGACAATATCCGAGTGCCATGAACCGCTGGCATGATAACTGGGACGCAATCTCCCCGATTTTTAAATTTTCCAAAGAGGTTCGTACTGCGTTTTATACTACAAATGCCATTGAATCGTTGAATTCATGCTATCGCAGGCTAAACAAGCAGAGAAGCGTATTTCCGAGCTCACAGGCACTGGTGAAAGCACTATACCTGGGGACTTTTGAAATAGCCAAAAAATGGACAATGCCAATCCGTAATTGGGGCAAAGTCCGTGGTGAACTCGAAGTCATGTACCCGGACAGAATGCAGATATAG
- a CDS encoding Abi family protein, producing MSNKIDKPKQTAPQLITKMKSKGITFKYITEEKAAEYLTDKNNYLRTAAYRKNYQKYNNGLNIGKYIDLDFSYLQELSTIDMHFRFLVSKMCLDIEHDLKVRMLKDIETDSTTDGYDIVNTFLSHNSYIIGKLEATSASPFTSDLIHKYFTVQRIYNPQKGKKENKITLYDDCPAWVLLEILTFGDFIKFDGVKFFL from the coding sequence ATGTCAAATAAAATAGATAAGCCAAAACAAACTGCTCCGCAGCTAATTACTAAAATGAAAAGTAAGGGCATCACTTTTAAATACATCACTGAAGAAAAGGCTGCTGAGTATCTTACTGATAAAAACAATTACTTACGCACCGCTGCATATCGGAAAAATTATCAAAAATATAATAACGGTTTAAATATTGGGAAATACATAGATCTTGACTTTTCCTATTTGCAAGAGCTATCAACCATCGATATGCACTTTCGTTTTTTAGTATCAAAAATGTGTTTAGATATTGAACACGATCTCAAAGTGCGAATGTTAAAAGATATAGAAACCGATTCTACAACCGATGGCTATGATATTGTAAATACATTTCTAAGTCACAACAGCTACATCATTGGCAAATTGGAAGCTACCAGCGCTTCTCCTTTTACAAGTGATTTGATTCATAAGTACTTTACAGTCCAACGAATATATAACCCTCAAAAAGGGAAAAAAGAAAACAAAATCACCTTATATGATGACTGTCCAGCTTGGGTTCTTTTAGAAATACTTACATTTGGCGATTTTATAAAATTCGACGGTGTGAAATTTTTTCTGTAA
- a CDS encoding helix-turn-helix domain-containing protein, whose protein sequence is MTIGEKIKYCRKQIGITQDKLAELTGIHPVSIRKYETNKMQPQPPQLEKIAAALGVSYNALNGSDTAGLRLKTVGDLMGVLMVLCNSGILQISGERGEDNLLKEETVSIQFNPILSSYLKFGYTTRGKAHTLSLQDILLNIKSYKVLNDLLKWEKMNFIYHSALKSAGENPNEATQAAIDEIAETKEQVELELQKSQILLDTSNGVKVKVNPNSLK, encoded by the coding sequence ATGACCATAGGCGAAAAGATTAAGTATTGCAGAAAACAAATCGGTATCACACAGGATAAATTGGCTGAATTAACTGGTATCCATCCTGTTTCCATTCGAAAATATGAAACAAACAAAATGCAGCCACAACCTCCTCAATTAGAGAAGATCGCAGCAGCTCTCGGTGTTAGTTATAACGCACTGAACGGCAGTGACACTGCCGGGCTCCGTCTGAAAACAGTCGGTGACCTCATGGGCGTACTTATGGTGCTTTGTAATTCCGGCATCCTACAGATCAGTGGTGAACGGGGAGAAGATAATCTATTGAAAGAAGAAACAGTCTCTATCCAATTCAATCCTATCCTTTCCTCTTATCTGAAATTTGGATATACCACCAGAGGAAAAGCACACACATTATCCTTGCAGGATATTCTGCTAAATATTAAGAGCTACAAAGTGTTGAATGACCTGTTAAAATGGGAAAAAATGAATTTCATCTACCATAGTGCTTTAAAGTCTGCCGGAGAAAATCCAAACGAGGCTACTCAAGCAGCTATTGATGAAATTGCAGAAACGAAAGAACAAGTAGAATTGGAATTGCAGAAAAGCCAGATATTACTTGATACATCTAATGGCGTTAAAGTAAAAGTAAATCCTAATTCTTTGAAGTGA
- a CDS encoding helix-turn-helix domain-containing protein — MIGENKIYITASELAEMLGVSVGHAYKIIRKLNQELAEQGFLVIAGKVPRCYIGSTFVYVAREVCVYSVWDFIYYYKVLGVKG, encoded by the coding sequence ATGATAGGAGAAAACAAAATTTATATTACCGCAAGTGAACTCGCTGAGATGTTGGGCGTTTCTGTTGGACATGCTTATAAGATTATTCGTAAGCTGAATCAGGAACTGGCTGAACAGGGTTTCCTGGTCATTGCAGGCAAAGTTCCCAGATGTTATATCGGCAGTACCTTTGTTTATGTGGCTCGGGAGGTATGCGTATATTCCGTTTGGGATTTTATTTATTATTACAAAGTACTGGGCGTTAAAGGTTGA